In one Neobacillus sp. CF12 genomic region, the following are encoded:
- a CDS encoding histidine kinase N-terminal domain-containing protein, with translation MLSEGRTELIDFFDRNRESLVREWENQIVISNGDPYKEKIRLNGIAIFNIVLSMHTMSDQELLEIIQKHALEISEERALANINIGDFVYNVNLGRTVLYSYLSKSGLQWSDLQESINKINYCFDKFLYYAVTHYTEAKNKIIEEKTMFIDSTHQDRLTLLGQMTSSFIHEFRNPLTSIQGFIQLLKADYPNMKYLEIISSELEQLNFRISQFLLLSKKELIGKEKEQFHLNKLIDEVLNFLYPSILDGKVKIKKEIADEITLYGYADEMRQVLINIIFNAIDVLNHYRNPNPTIEIKSYLDNNTHVILSISNNGPMIPSELSKTIFEPFFTTKKLGTGLGLFVCKEIIEKHKGELTCSSTPEITIFTIKLPISASPL, from the coding sequence ATGTTATCTGAAGGACGAACTGAGTTAATAGACTTTTTTGATAGAAATAGAGAGAGTTTGGTACGTGAGTGGGAAAATCAAATAGTAATATCTAACGGAGATCCCTATAAGGAAAAAATACGTCTCAATGGGATAGCTATATTTAATATTGTTCTATCTATGCATACCATGAGTGATCAAGAGTTGTTAGAGATTATACAAAAACACGCACTAGAAATTTCTGAAGAAAGAGCCCTCGCCAATATAAATATTGGAGACTTTGTTTATAATGTTAATCTTGGTAGAACTGTGTTATATAGTTACCTTAGTAAATCTGGTTTACAATGGTCCGACCTTCAGGAATCAATTAATAAGATAAATTACTGTTTTGATAAATTTCTCTATTATGCAGTGACCCATTATACAGAAGCAAAAAACAAAATCATTGAAGAAAAAACAATGTTTATTGATTCAACACATCAGGACCGTTTAACACTTCTCGGACAAATGACATCAAGTTTCATCCATGAATTTAGAAATCCACTTACGTCCATACAAGGGTTTATTCAACTTCTTAAGGCAGATTATCCTAATATGAAATATTTAGAAATTATTTCTAGTGAGTTAGAACAACTTAATTTTCGAATTTCGCAATTTTTACTTCTTTCAAAAAAAGAACTTATTGGAAAGGAAAAAGAACAGTTTCATCTTAATAAATTAATTGATGAAGTCTTAAATTTCTTATATCCTAGTATTCTTGACGGTAAAGTGAAGATTAAGAAAGAAATAGCAGATGAGATTACACTCTATGGATATGCTGATGAAATGCGACAAGTACTCATTAATATTATTTTTAATGCAATTGACGTATTAAACCATTACAGAAACCCTAATCCAACCATTGAGATCAAAAGCTATCTAGATAATAATACACATGTTATTCTATCCATTTCCAATAATGGTCCAATGATTCCTTCTGAATTAAGTAAAACCATATTCGAGCCCTTTTTTACAACAAAAAAACTTGGTACGGGTCTCGGTCTATTTGTTTGCAAAGAAATCATTGAAAAACATAAAGGTGAACTAACTTGTTCTTCAACGCCAGAAATTACAATATTTACAATTAAATTACCTATATCAGCGTCTCCTTTGTAG
- a CDS encoding hemolysin family protein has product MDIFNLVLIAILIALTAFFVTSEFAIVKIRSSRIDQLIEEGNSSAISAKKVISNLDEYLSACQLGITITALALGWIGESTIEHMLTPLFNGLEIPEGVSHILSIGIAFATITFLHVVVGELAPKTLAIQKAELITLVMSRPLILFYKVMYPFIWLLNGSARIVTSIFGLKPVSENEMAHTEEELRIILSESYKSGEINQSEFKYVNKIFEFDNRIAKEIMVPRTEIVSLSKDDTLDTFLQVIREEKYTRYPIIDGDKDHIIGLVNIKEMVTDLISKETLSTKTLEHYTRPIIRVIETIPIHDLLVKMQKDRMHMAILMDEYGGTSGLVTVEDILEEIVGEIRDEFDSDEIPMIRKIKENHYIIDSKVLVTEVNDLLGVDIDDEDIDTIGGWILTENYEAKEGDSIHHESYNFKILDMEEHHIKYIEVTKKVKDEESNSKNIPLSQTEVLS; this is encoded by the coding sequence TTGGACATATTTAACTTGGTTTTAATAGCCATTTTAATTGCATTAACTGCTTTTTTTGTAACTTCAGAGTTTGCTATTGTAAAGATTCGAAGTTCAAGAATTGATCAGTTAATTGAGGAAGGTAATTCGAGTGCGATTTCAGCAAAAAAAGTAATTTCAAACTTGGATGAATATCTTTCAGCCTGTCAGTTGGGAATTACCATTACAGCCCTTGCTTTAGGTTGGATTGGGGAATCAACCATTGAGCATATGCTCACTCCCCTTTTTAATGGACTAGAAATTCCAGAAGGTGTTTCCCACATATTATCAATTGGGATTGCATTTGCGACCATTACATTTTTACATGTTGTCGTTGGAGAACTGGCACCTAAAACATTGGCTATACAGAAAGCTGAACTGATTACTCTAGTCATGTCACGGCCTCTAATTCTCTTTTATAAAGTGATGTACCCCTTCATTTGGTTATTAAATGGGTCAGCACGAATCGTTACGAGTATTTTTGGTCTTAAGCCTGTTTCTGAAAATGAAATGGCACATACTGAGGAAGAGCTTCGAATTATCCTTTCAGAAAGCTATAAAAGTGGTGAAATTAACCAATCTGAGTTTAAGTATGTAAATAAAATTTTTGAGTTTGATAACCGCATAGCCAAAGAAATAATGGTTCCTCGGACTGAAATTGTTTCACTTTCTAAAGATGATACACTGGATACTTTTCTCCAAGTTATCCGTGAAGAAAAATATACGAGATATCCCATAATAGACGGTGATAAAGACCATATTATTGGTCTAGTTAACATTAAGGAAATGGTTACAGATTTAATTAGTAAAGAAACGCTTTCAACCAAAACGCTTGAGCATTATACCCGTCCGATTATAAGGGTTATTGAAACCATACCAATCCATGACCTACTTGTAAAAATGCAAAAGGATCGGATGCATATGGCTATATTAATGGATGAATACGGCGGTACATCTGGTTTAGTGACAGTAGAAGATATCCTTGAAGAGATTGTTGGTGAAATTCGTGATGAATTTGATTCAGATGAAATTCCAATGATACGGAAAATTAAGGAGAACCACTATATTATCGATTCGAAGGTTTTAGTAACAGAAGTAAATGATCTGTTAGGGGTCGATATCGATGATGAAGATATTGACACCATCGGCGGTTGGATATTAACTGAAAATTATGAAGCAAAAGAAGGGGACTCCATCCATCATGAATCCTATAACTTTAAAATACTGGATATGGAGGAACACCACATAAAATATATTGAGGTAACAAAGAAAGTAAAAGATGAAGAATCCAATTCAAAAAATATCCCCTTGTCTCAAACAGAGGTACTATCTTAA